Proteins encoded together in one Phycisphaerae bacterium window:
- a CDS encoding ABC transporter permease, translated as MLRWVYLLRNLTRNPLRSLLTCLAVAMPIIIYVLSMAVIDGIDRFLDNSVKQLRLVVIHKASYVNPLPAGYRRKIESLDPDGTRILSVCGINFLGGRVGDDPSPLSTLAADDDTFAQTFPEYELTPDELAAWERDRQAILIGSAVAEQYDWKVGDRITITPTLPPFVPMEFHIIATTARANDPVTNFTRMDYYRAKLEEEYNIENAETSFFFVKCATPADLEHFRLAIDELFANSPDPTKTQDEKSFMNEFITQQFDLRTNLSILAAVTVFVAIMAAANTMSMNFRDRTTELATLKAMGFSGRLVFGLVQTESLALCALGGLMGVLIPYVAFTHTPLSSYKVPIIQKLTIEPVVCANGLLISLGIGLLAAVWPSILALRLNVIQAFRNLE; from the coding sequence ATGCTTCGCTGGGTATACCTTCTTCGCAATCTGACGCGCAATCCCCTGCGATCCCTGTTGACCTGCCTCGCGGTGGCGATGCCGATCATCATCTACGTTCTTTCCATGGCCGTGATCGACGGCATCGACCGGTTTCTCGACAATTCCGTGAAGCAACTCCGCCTGGTGGTGATTCACAAGGCTTCGTATGTCAATCCGCTTCCGGCCGGGTACCGGCGCAAGATCGAGTCGCTTGATCCGGATGGAACGCGCATACTTTCCGTCTGCGGGATCAACTTCCTCGGCGGTCGCGTGGGGGACGACCCCAGTCCACTCTCGACGCTGGCGGCCGATGACGACACGTTCGCTCAGACGTTTCCGGAATACGAGCTGACCCCGGACGAGCTTGCGGCCTGGGAGAGGGATCGCCAGGCGATCCTGATCGGCTCGGCCGTGGCGGAGCAGTACGACTGGAAGGTCGGTGATCGCATCACGATCACACCAACGCTTCCGCCGTTCGTCCCCATGGAGTTTCACATCATCGCGACCACCGCCCGGGCCAATGATCCGGTCACCAACTTTACGCGCATGGACTACTACCGTGCGAAGCTCGAGGAGGAGTACAACATCGAAAATGCGGAGACGAGCTTCTTTTTCGTGAAGTGCGCCACGCCGGCGGACCTGGAGCATTTTCGGTTGGCGATCGATGAGCTTTTCGCCAACTCACCGGATCCGACGAAGACGCAGGATGAGAAGTCGTTCATGAACGAGTTTATCACCCAGCAGTTCGATCTGCGTACGAACCTTTCGATCCTCGCGGCGGTGACCGTGTTCGTGGCGATCATGGCGGCGGCCAATACCATGAGCATGAACTTTCGGGACCGCACGACGGAACTGGCGACGCTCAAGGCCATGGGCTTCAGCGGGCGGCTCGTCTTCGGACTGGTTCAGACCGAGAGCCTTGCGTTGTGCGCGCTGGGCGGGCTGATGGGCGTACTGATCCCCTACGTGGCTTTCACGCATACGCCGCTGAGCAGCTACAAGGTGCCCATCATTCAGAAGCTGACCATCGAACCGGTTGTGTGCGCAAACGGACTGCTGATTTCGCTGGGAATCGGGCTGCTCGCCGCGGTGTGGCCGTCGATCCTGGCCCTGCGATTGAACGTGATCCAGGCCTTTCGCAATCTGGAGTGA
- a CDS encoding ABC transporter ATP-binding protein, producing MNAADIELRKVSKVYYKDRIEVPVLDGLDLDIAAGEFVALMGPSGSGKSTLLHLVGGLDSPNSGTVRVGDDHLERMSERQRTAWRSRHVGFIFQMYHLVPVLTAAQNIELPLLLFRMSGSERRNRVKTALDVVGLSDRMDHRPNQLSGGQEQRVAIARAIVTDPDLIIADEPTGDLDAQTSEEILNLLKLLNEEFGKTVFMVTHDPRAAGYARRQLLLDKGQLIPGDAMAASVH from the coding sequence ATGAATGCGGCCGACATCGAGCTGCGAAAGGTGTCCAAGGTCTACTACAAGGACCGAATCGAGGTTCCGGTTCTGGACGGGCTGGATCTGGATATCGCGGCGGGGGAGTTCGTCGCCCTGATGGGTCCCAGCGGATCGGGGAAATCGACGTTGCTGCACCTCGTGGGCGGTCTGGATTCACCGAATTCGGGCACGGTCCGGGTCGGCGACGACCATCTGGAGCGCATGAGCGAACGGCAGCGCACGGCGTGGCGCAGTCGGCACGTGGGATTTATCTTTCAGATGTACCACCTGGTGCCGGTGCTGACGGCGGCGCAGAACATTGAACTGCCGCTGCTGCTGTTTCGCATGTCCGGCAGCGAGCGCCGCAATCGGGTCAAGACGGCACTGGATGTGGTCGGCCTGAGCGATCGCATGGATCACCGCCCGAATCAGCTCTCGGGCGGGCAGGAACAGCGCGTGGCCATCGCCCGAGCGATTGTAACCGACCCCGATCTGATCATTGCGGACGAGCCGACGGGCGATCTCGATGCGCAGACCTCCGAGGAGATTCTCAACCTGCTGAAGCTGCTCAACGAGGAATTCGGCAAGACGGTGTTCATGGTCACGCACGATCCGCGGGCGGCGGGGTACGCGCGGAGGCAACTCCTGCTGGACAAGGGGCAACTGATTCCCGGAGATGCGATGGCCGCCTCGGTCCATTGA
- a CDS encoding efflux RND transporter periplasmic adaptor subunit, whose product MSTPADVRNRLETLRIPREQRPESTRTASRGRGKLWLGLFLAVAIVAAAGFGYANREKLVKLTASAPAEESLRFLTVSAAADDAPPPVLTATGKIVSDHLVQVATKVSGQITALYFEQGDHMKQGQLLAKVEEDLYRANRDEASAFLARAKAELAYEEVNFARVQRLAETNDTNPIEQAEARKGIDAARASVGAAEAALAAAQKSLDDCRVLAPIDGVILERAVEVGDFVAAEGGRGANANAQFAVIADMDKLRVEVDVSELDIARLRADMPCTVIPDAYKDRKYDGFIMWIDPGANYSKATVQVKVRILNPDAYLRVEGSAQVIFLSERPSATAERVKPSIWIPKSACKVHNDGASGTVFVEGEKQLISTAVTLGRSAGSQIEVLSGLEPGQRIVADDVEKLAGP is encoded by the coding sequence ATGAGCACGCCGGCAGACGTACGCAATCGCCTCGAGACGCTGCGCATTCCGCGCGAGCAGCGGCCGGAATCGACCAGGACGGCTTCGCGCGGGCGGGGAAAGCTCTGGCTGGGCCTGTTCCTGGCCGTGGCGATCGTGGCGGCTGCAGGATTTGGTTATGCCAACCGCGAAAAGCTGGTGAAGCTGACGGCATCCGCACCCGCGGAAGAGTCACTTCGTTTTCTTACCGTTTCGGCGGCGGCGGATGATGCTCCGCCGCCCGTCCTCACCGCCACGGGGAAGATCGTATCGGACCACCTCGTGCAGGTCGCTACCAAAGTCTCGGGGCAGATCACCGCGCTGTACTTCGAGCAGGGCGACCACATGAAGCAGGGGCAGCTTCTGGCGAAGGTGGAGGAGGATCTTTACCGGGCCAATCGTGACGAGGCCTCGGCGTTCCTGGCGAGAGCGAAGGCGGAACTGGCCTATGAGGAGGTCAATTTCGCGCGCGTCCAGCGATTGGCCGAGACGAACGACACGAACCCGATCGAACAGGCCGAGGCGCGGAAAGGGATCGACGCGGCGCGGGCGTCGGTGGGCGCGGCGGAGGCGGCACTGGCAGCGGCCCAGAAATCGCTCGACGATTGCCGGGTCCTGGCGCCGATCGACGGTGTCATTCTCGAGCGGGCGGTCGAGGTGGGTGATTTCGTGGCAGCGGAGGGCGGTCGCGGGGCCAATGCCAACGCCCAGTTCGCCGTCATCGCCGATATGGACAAGCTGCGCGTCGAGGTGGACGTCAGCGAGCTGGACATCGCCCGTCTTCGAGCCGACATGCCCTGCACGGTCATTCCTGATGCCTACAAGGACCGCAAGTACGACGGATTCATCATGTGGATCGACCCGGGCGCGAACTACTCCAAGGCCACTGTGCAGGTCAAGGTGCGGATTCTGAATCCCGATGCCTACCTGCGGGTGGAGGGTTCGGCGCAGGTGATTTTCCTGAGCGAGCGTCCCTCGGCGACGGCGGAGCGGGTGAAGCCGAGCATCTGGATTCCCAAGTCGGCCTGCAAGGTCCATAACGACGGGGCGAGCGGAACGGTTTTCGTGGAAGGGGAGAAGCAGCTTATCTCGACGGCCGTGACCCTGGGGCGAAGCGCGGGTTCGCAGATCGAAGTGCTGTCCGGGTTGGAGCCCGGCCAGCGTATCGTGGCGGACGACGTGGAGAAGCTGGCGGGTCCATGA
- a CDS encoding FtsX-like permease family protein, with amino-acid sequence MALPLSYNWRNLLVRKLSTTLTFVVVAVIVFVLAVLLSFAAGIQASLAITGSNRNVLVLAKGATSESTSIILPAEAARLPQTPGVARAGDGRLMLSEEINVQTLVPRRDPGDPPAAVAVRGVDAIAFDVHSAVTIVEGRSFESGALEVIVGVAAERRFADLNIGDDVTLGRNSNRQFRIVGLFTAGGSALESEIWAPRTIVADVYDRRIISSALMRIAPESSVEAAIEYVRGPTVELAAKTETDYYEDLTKKTQEIVTLTVALVTLMAVGAVFAVANTMYAAVDRRRREIAMLRTLGFDRWSVVISFLLESVMICVPAAAAGLLGSLAFSGRRQDFLSEYTWTVLAYELKVTPEIVASALILAVIVAVAGAAAPALRASRTNVLEALRKA; translated from the coding sequence ATGGCCCTGCCGCTGAGCTACAACTGGCGGAATCTGCTGGTGAGGAAGCTGAGCACGACGCTGACGTTCGTGGTCGTCGCGGTGATCGTGTTCGTGCTGGCGGTCCTTCTTTCCTTTGCGGCGGGCATTCAGGCATCGTTGGCGATCACGGGTTCGAATCGCAACGTGCTCGTCCTTGCCAAGGGTGCGACTTCGGAGAGCACGAGCATCATTCTCCCGGCCGAGGCGGCGCGGCTGCCCCAGACGCCCGGCGTCGCCCGAGCGGGCGACGGAAGGCTTATGCTCAGCGAAGAGATCAACGTCCAGACGCTGGTCCCCAGACGCGATCCCGGCGATCCGCCGGCCGCGGTGGCGGTGCGCGGCGTAGATGCGATTGCTTTCGACGTGCATTCCGCCGTGACAATTGTGGAGGGTCGTTCGTTTGAGTCGGGGGCTCTGGAGGTCATCGTGGGCGTGGCTGCAGAACGCCGCTTCGCTGATTTGAACATCGGCGACGATGTTACCCTGGGTCGGAATTCCAACCGGCAATTTCGGATCGTGGGCTTGTTCACGGCCGGGGGGTCGGCGCTGGAGAGCGAGATCTGGGCTCCGCGGACCATCGTGGCCGACGTCTATGACCGCCGGATCATCTCGAGTGCGCTCATGCGCATCGCGCCGGAGTCGTCGGTGGAGGCGGCGATCGAGTACGTCCGCGGGCCGACCGTCGAACTCGCGGCCAAGACGGAGACGGATTACTACGAGGATCTGACCAAAAAGACGCAGGAGATTGTCACGTTGACCGTCGCCCTGGTAACGCTGATGGCCGTGGGTGCGGTCTTCGCCGTCGCCAACACGATGTATGCTGCGGTGGATCGCCGCCGGCGGGAGATCGCCATGTTGCGGACACTGGGGTTCGATCGCTGGTCGGTGGTCATTTCGTTCCTGCTGGAATCGGTGATGATCTGTGTGCCGGCGGCGGCGGCGGGCCTGCTGGGGAGCCTGGCCTTCTCCGGGAGGCGGCAGGACTTCCTTTCCGAGTACACCTGGACCGTCCTGGCGTATGAACTGAAGGTGACGCCGGAAATTGTGGCCTCGGCATTGATCCTGGCCGTTATCGTCGCGGTTGCCGGGGCGGCGGCTCCGGCGCTGAGGGCGTCGCGGACGAATGTCCTCGAGGCCCTGCGAAAAGCCTGA
- a CDS encoding ABC transporter permease produces the protein MTKTYVLMQNLRRNPVRSLLTAGAFALPMAVFVLALSFVVALVRMGVENEKQLRLAVHHKVTLTNYLPEGMRRKIEALDPNRERLRAVCGMRWFGGRVPDTQNTLTSLAADVDTFPVVYSDVGMTDAEIEAWERDRRAAIVGAGVAEKYGWKIGDRVVLESTVPPYLSLEFKIIKATKLAGRENFFYLRRDYLTESLEDAGMKEGSRCNVFWVKCNSARALRSLQADIDALFANSPDETKSEDENAFVANFTQAAGDIPGLMQAMAIVVVFIIALVASNTMMMSFRERTRELAVFKAIGFQSSRVFFIVLSESLMLAIIGALMGIIPVIVGLALFPMRELGFGPFTSVEVSPTAVIGALVIAVVVGLFSGLWPAYQAMRLRTVDALRKVA, from the coding sequence ATGACCAAGACCTACGTGCTCATGCAGAATCTCCGGCGCAATCCGGTGCGCTCGCTGCTAACCGCCGGGGCGTTCGCCCTGCCCATGGCCGTGTTCGTGCTGGCGCTCTCATTCGTGGTCGCCCTGGTACGGATGGGGGTGGAAAACGAAAAGCAACTGCGCCTGGCGGTTCATCACAAGGTCACGTTGACCAACTATCTACCGGAGGGCATGCGGCGCAAGATCGAGGCGCTGGACCCGAACCGGGAGCGGCTGCGGGCGGTGTGCGGCATGCGCTGGTTCGGGGGGCGCGTTCCGGACACGCAGAACACGCTTACCTCGCTGGCGGCCGATGTGGATACGTTTCCCGTTGTCTACAGCGACGTCGGAATGACGGATGCGGAGATCGAAGCGTGGGAGCGGGACCGCCGCGCGGCGATCGTGGGGGCGGGTGTCGCGGAGAAATACGGCTGGAAAATCGGGGATCGCGTCGTGCTGGAAAGCACGGTGCCCCCGTATCTGTCTCTGGAATTCAAGATCATCAAGGCAACGAAACTGGCGGGCCGCGAGAATTTCTTCTACCTGCGACGCGATTACCTGACGGAATCCCTGGAAGACGCGGGAATGAAGGAGGGGAGTCGCTGCAATGTATTCTGGGTCAAGTGCAATTCGGCCCGGGCGTTGCGATCGCTGCAAGCGGATATCGACGCACTCTTTGCCAACAGTCCGGACGAGACCAAGTCGGAGGACGAGAATGCGTTTGTCGCCAATTTCACGCAGGCGGCAGGGGACATTCCCGGGCTGATGCAGGCGATGGCCATCGTGGTGGTTTTCATCATCGCGCTGGTGGCCAGCAACACGATGATGATGAGCTTCCGGGAGCGGACGCGGGAACTGGCCGTTTTCAAGGCCATCGGATTTCAGTCGTCGCGGGTCTTTTTCATCGTGCTGTCGGAAAGCCTGATGCTGGCGATCATCGGGGCGCTGATGGGGATTATTCCGGTGATCGTCGGGCTGGCCCTGTTCCCGATGCGCGAGCTGGGATTCGGGCCGTTCACCTCCGTCGAAGTTTCGCCCACGGCCGTGATCGGGGCGCTGGTCATCGCCGTGGTCGTGGGGCTCTTTTCGGGCCTCTGGCCGGCGTATCAGGCGATGCGGTTGAGGACGGTGGATGCGCTGCGGAAGGTGGCGTAG
- a CDS encoding ABC transporter permease: protein MALPLNYHWRSLFVRRATSMLTVLVIAAVVGVFSWMLGFAEALRSSLSVAADEDKIIVLKRGSTAESNSAIPVDEFNKLTQVSGIAAGEGIERLISPEMVVQVSLPRLRDGGETSANVCVRGVTAEALKVHDNVRLLGPFFSEGAQEVIVGRAAAEQFAGLDVGEEISLGYGNNRVYKVVGHFSADGGPLESEIWGYLPSLLNAYNRTMYSSASLCVAEGTDPRTVLEQIEGPAIQLTARTEKDYWQEQSQLIRVYLLLANVLVAIMSLAAMLSIANTMFSMVAGRTAEIAMLRTIGFRRNQILTGFMVEATLLSLLGGAMGCLGAAAWLQFVGNTKDMFGAQTFTILAFEIHLTPMIILLALLCVSLVGALGALLPALRAARLDVVTALREG, encoded by the coding sequence TTGGCGCTGCCGCTGAATTATCACTGGCGAAGTCTGTTCGTGCGGCGGGCGACGAGCATGCTCACCGTGCTGGTGATCGCAGCGGTTGTCGGCGTGTTTTCCTGGATGCTGGGGTTCGCCGAGGCACTGCGAAGCTCGTTGTCCGTGGCGGCCGATGAGGACAAGATCATCGTGCTCAAGCGCGGCTCGACCGCGGAGAGCAACAGCGCGATTCCGGTCGACGAATTCAACAAGCTTACGCAGGTTTCGGGAATCGCGGCCGGTGAGGGCATCGAGCGGTTGATCAGCCCGGAAATGGTCGTACAGGTGTCGCTTCCGCGGCTTCGTGACGGCGGCGAGACCAGCGCCAACGTCTGTGTTCGGGGAGTCACGGCCGAAGCGCTGAAAGTTCATGATAACGTCAGGCTGCTCGGACCGTTCTTTTCGGAGGGCGCACAGGAGGTCATCGTGGGCAGGGCGGCTGCGGAGCAGTTTGCCGGGCTGGATGTGGGGGAGGAAATCAGCCTGGGTTACGGGAACAACCGCGTGTACAAGGTTGTCGGGCACTTCTCGGCGGACGGCGGTCCTTTGGAGAGCGAGATCTGGGGATATCTTCCGTCGCTGCTGAACGCCTACAACCGGACGATGTATTCGAGCGCGAGCTTGTGCGTGGCGGAGGGGACCGATCCGCGAACCGTCTTGGAGCAGATCGAAGGACCGGCCATTCAACTCACGGCGCGAACGGAGAAGGACTACTGGCAGGAGCAATCGCAGCTTATTCGGGTTTACCTGCTGCTGGCCAACGTGCTCGTGGCCATCATGAGCCTGGCGGCGATGCTCTCCATCGCCAACACGATGTTCTCGATGGTTGCAGGGCGCACCGCGGAAATCGCCATGTTGCGGACGATCGGTTTCCGGCGGAATCAGATTCTCACGGGATTCATGGTTGAGGCAACGCTCCTTTCGCTGTTGGGTGGGGCGATGGGCTGCCTGGGCGCGGCCGCGTGGCTTCAATTCGTGGGGAACACCAAGGATATGTTCGGGGCGCAGACGTTCACGATCCTGGCGTTCGAGATCCATCTGACGCCCATGATCATCCTGCTGGCGTTACTGTGCGTGAGCCTCGTGGGGGCCCTGGGGGCGCTGCTGCCGGCGCTGCGTGCGGCACGGCTGGACGTGGTGACGGCGCTGCGCGAGGGGTAG